A genomic region of Canis aureus isolate CA01 chromosome 16, VMU_Caureus_v.1.0, whole genome shotgun sequence contains the following coding sequences:
- the LOC144286650 gene encoding amine oxidase [copper-containing] 3-like isoform X1: protein MCPSGLLPSSTAQRPGNSRDSKTHPAPRSHCLLSFYFHFFVRIPERKDSTGDLIMAVFIILCLCSVLVTGMGEGGREKGVERECEPGQPLHCPAVSPSAQPWTHPSQSQLFADLSREELTAVMSFLTQQLGPGLVDAAQARPSDNCVFSVELHLPPKAAALAHLDRGSPPPAREALAIVFFGGQPQPNVSELVVGPLPHPTHLRDVTVERHGGPLPYHRRPVLIREYLDIDQLIFDRELPQAAGLLHHCCFYKRQGRNLVTMNTAPRGLQSGDRATWFGLYYNISGAGFFLHPVGLELLVDHKALDPARWTIQKVFFQGRYYDSLAHLEDQFEAGLVNVVLVPDNGTGGSWSLKSQVPPGPAPPLQFLPQGPRFSVQGSRVSSSLWTFSFGLGAFSGPRIFDIRFQGDRLAYEISLQEALAIYGGNSPSALRSRYTDGGFGLGHFSSTLTRGVDCPYLATYVDWHFLLESHTPKTIRDAICVFEQNQGLPLRRHHSDIHSHYFGGLAETVLVVRSVSTMLNYDYVWDMVFHPNGAIEVRLHATGYISSTFLFGAAQSYGNQVGEHTLGTVHTHSAHFKVDLDVGGLENWVWAEDMTYVPTAVPWSPEHQMQRLQVTRKLLETEEQATFPLGGTPPRYVYLASNHSNKWGHPRGYRIQLLSFAGEPLPQNSSLERAFSWGRYQLAVTQRKEEEPSSTSIYNLNDPWTPTVDFTDFINNETIAGQDLVAWVTAGFLHIPHAEDVPNTVTVGNAVGFFLRPYNFFDQDPSFDSADSVYFQGNQDAGACEVNPLACLPQSAACAPDLPAFSHGGFSHN from the exons ATGTGCCCATCAGGCCTCTTGCCCAGCAGCACTGCTCAGAGACCAGGAAACTCCAGAGACTCAAAGACACATCCTGCACCCAGGTCCCATTGTCTTTTAtctttctatttccatttcttcGTAAGGATTCCGGAGCGTAAGGACAGTACAGGAGATTTAATTATGGCTGTCTTCATTATTTTGTGCCTATGTAGTGTTCTGGTGACAGGCATGGGTGAaggtggaagagagaaaggagtggAGAGGGAATGTGAACCCGGCCAGCCCCTCCACTGCCCcgctgtgtcccccagcgcccaGCCCTGGACACACCCCAGCCAGAGCCAGCTGTTTGCAGACCTGAGCCGAGAGGAGCTGACAGCTGTGATGAGCTTCCTGACCCAGCAGCTAGGGCCAGGCCTGGTGGATGCAGCCCAGGCCCGCCCCTCGGACAACTGCGTCTTCTCGGTGGAGCTGCACTTGCCCCCCAAGGCTGCAGCCCTGGCCCACCTGGATAGGGGGAGCCCCCCGCCTGCCCGGGAGGCACTGGCCATCGTCTTCTTTGGTGGACAACCCCAGCCCAATGTGAGTGAGCTGGTGGTGGGGCCGCTGCCTCACCCCACCCACCTGCGGGATGTGACAGTGGAGCGTCACGGGGGCCCCCTGCCCTATCACCGACGCCCCGTGCTGATCCGGGAGTACCTGGACATAGACCAGCTGATCTTCGACAGGGAGCTGCCCCAGGCTGCTGGGCTCCTCCACCACTGCTGCTTCTACAAACGCCAAGGACGGAATCTGGTGACGATGAACACGGCCCCCCGAGGTCTGCAGTCAGGGGACAGGGCCACCTGGTTTGGCCTCTACTACAACATCTCAGGGGCTGGGTTTTTCCTGCATCCCGTGGGGTTGGAGTTGCTGGTAGACCACAAGGCTCTGGACCCTGCCCGCTGGACCATCCAGAAGGTGTTCTTTCAAGGCCGCTACTATGACAGTTTGGCCCATCTGGAGGACCAGTTTGAGGCGGGCCTGGTGAATGTGGTGCTGGTCCCAGACAATGGCACAGGTGGGTCCTGGTCCCTCAAGTCCCAGGTGCCTCCGGGTCCAGCTCCTCCTCTGCAGTTCCTACCCCAGGGTCCCCGTTTCAGTGTCCAGGGCAGTCGAGTGAGCTCCTCATTGTGGACTTTCTCCTTTGGCCTTGGAGCTTTCAGTGGCCCCAGGATCTTTGACATCCGCTTCCAGGGAGACCGACTAGCTTATGAGATCAGCCTCCAAGAGGCCTTGGCCATCTATGGTGGAAATTCTCCTTCTGCTCTGCGAAGCCGGTATACAGATGGTGGATTTGGCTTGGGTCACTTCTCTTCAACTCTGACCCGGGGGGTGGACTGCCCCTACCTGGCCACCTATGTGGACTGGCACTTCCTTCTGGAGTCCCACACCCCCAAGACAATACGGGATGCCATTTGTGTGTTTGAACAGAACCAGGGCCTCCCCTTGAGGCGACACCACTCAGATATCCACTCCCACTATTTTGGGGGCCTTGCAGAGACAGTGCTGGTTGTCAGATCTGTGTCAACCATGCTCAATTATGATTATGTGTGGGATATGGTCTTCCACCCCAATGGGGCCATAGAAGTCCGACTCCATGCCACTGGCTACATCAGCTCAACATTCCTCTTTGGTGCTGCCCAAAGTTATGGGAACCAGGTTGGGGAACACACGCTGGGTACCGTCCACACCCACAGTGCCCACTTCAAGGTGGATCTGGATGTAGGAG GACTAGAGAACTGGGTCTGGGCTGAGGACATGACCTATGTCCCCACGGCGGTACCCTGGAGCCCCGAACACCAGATGCAGAGGCTGCAGGTGACCAGGAAGCTTCTGGAGACTGAGGAGCAGGCCACCTTCCCCCTGGGGGGCACCCCACCCCGTTACGTGTACCTGGCCAGCAACCACAGCAACAAGTGGGGTCATCCACGGGGCTACCGCATCCAGTTGCTCAGCTTTGCAGGGGAGCCGCTGCCCCAGAACAGCTCCCTGGAGAGAGCCTTCAGCTGGGGGAG GTACCAGCTGGCCGTAACGCAGCGGAAGGAAGAAGAgcccagcagcaccagcatcTACAATTTGAATGACCCTTGGACTCCCACTGTGGATTTCACTGACTTCATCAATAATGAGACCATTGCAGGGCAG GACTTGGTGGCCTGGGTGACAGCTGGTTTCCTGCACATCCCTCATGCAGAAGATGTTCCAAACACGGTGACTGTGGGCAACGCTGTGGGCTTCTTCCTCCGACCCTACAACTTCTTTGACCAGGACCCCTCCTTCGATTCTGCAGACTCTGTCTATTTCCAGGGGAACCAGGATGCCGGGGCCTGCGAGGTCAACCCCCTGGCTTGCCTTCCTCAGTCTGCTGCCTGTGCCCCAGacctccctgccttctcccacGGGGGCTTCTCTCACAACTAG
- the LOC144286650 gene encoding amine oxidase [copper-containing] 3-like isoform X2, with product MCPSGLLPSSTAQRPGNSRDSKTHPAPRSHCLLSFYFHFFVRIPERKDSTGDLIMAVFIILCLCSVLVTGMGEGGREKGVERECEPGQPLHCPAVSPSAQPWTHPSQSQLFADLSREELTAVMSFLTQQLGPGLVDAAQARPSDNCVFSVELHLPPKAAALAHLDRGSPPPAREALAIVFFGGQPQPNVSELVVGPLPHPTHLRDVTVERHGGPLPYHRRPVLIREYLDIDQLIFDRELPQAAGLLHHCCFYKRQGRNLVTMNTAPRGLQSGDRATWFGLYYNISGAGFFLHPVGLELLVDHKALDPARWTIQKVFFQGRYYDSLAHLEDQFEAGLVNVVLVPDNGTGGSWSLKSQVPPGPAPPLQFLPQGPRFSVQGSRVSSSLWTFSFGLGAFSGPRIFDIRFQGDRLAYEISLQEALAIYGGNSPSALRSRYTDGGFGLGHFSSTLTRGVDCPYLATYVDWHFLLESHTPKTIRDAICVFEQNQGLPLRRHHSDIHSHYFGGLAETVLVVRSVSTMLNYDYVWDMVFHPNGAIEVRLHATGYISSTFLFGAAQSYGNQVGEHTLGTVHTHSAHFKVDLDVGGLENWVWAEDMTYVPTAVPWSPEHQMQRLQVTRKLLETEEQATFPLGGTPPRYVYLASNHSNKWGHPRGYRIQLLSFAGEPLPQNSSLERAFSWGRYQLAVTQRKEEEPSSTSIYNLNDPWTPTVDFTDFINNETIAGQVS from the exons ATGTGCCCATCAGGCCTCTTGCCCAGCAGCACTGCTCAGAGACCAGGAAACTCCAGAGACTCAAAGACACATCCTGCACCCAGGTCCCATTGTCTTTTAtctttctatttccatttcttcGTAAGGATTCCGGAGCGTAAGGACAGTACAGGAGATTTAATTATGGCTGTCTTCATTATTTTGTGCCTATGTAGTGTTCTGGTGACAGGCATGGGTGAaggtggaagagagaaaggagtggAGAGGGAATGTGAACCCGGCCAGCCCCTCCACTGCCCcgctgtgtcccccagcgcccaGCCCTGGACACACCCCAGCCAGAGCCAGCTGTTTGCAGACCTGAGCCGAGAGGAGCTGACAGCTGTGATGAGCTTCCTGACCCAGCAGCTAGGGCCAGGCCTGGTGGATGCAGCCCAGGCCCGCCCCTCGGACAACTGCGTCTTCTCGGTGGAGCTGCACTTGCCCCCCAAGGCTGCAGCCCTGGCCCACCTGGATAGGGGGAGCCCCCCGCCTGCCCGGGAGGCACTGGCCATCGTCTTCTTTGGTGGACAACCCCAGCCCAATGTGAGTGAGCTGGTGGTGGGGCCGCTGCCTCACCCCACCCACCTGCGGGATGTGACAGTGGAGCGTCACGGGGGCCCCCTGCCCTATCACCGACGCCCCGTGCTGATCCGGGAGTACCTGGACATAGACCAGCTGATCTTCGACAGGGAGCTGCCCCAGGCTGCTGGGCTCCTCCACCACTGCTGCTTCTACAAACGCCAAGGACGGAATCTGGTGACGATGAACACGGCCCCCCGAGGTCTGCAGTCAGGGGACAGGGCCACCTGGTTTGGCCTCTACTACAACATCTCAGGGGCTGGGTTTTTCCTGCATCCCGTGGGGTTGGAGTTGCTGGTAGACCACAAGGCTCTGGACCCTGCCCGCTGGACCATCCAGAAGGTGTTCTTTCAAGGCCGCTACTATGACAGTTTGGCCCATCTGGAGGACCAGTTTGAGGCGGGCCTGGTGAATGTGGTGCTGGTCCCAGACAATGGCACAGGTGGGTCCTGGTCCCTCAAGTCCCAGGTGCCTCCGGGTCCAGCTCCTCCTCTGCAGTTCCTACCCCAGGGTCCCCGTTTCAGTGTCCAGGGCAGTCGAGTGAGCTCCTCATTGTGGACTTTCTCCTTTGGCCTTGGAGCTTTCAGTGGCCCCAGGATCTTTGACATCCGCTTCCAGGGAGACCGACTAGCTTATGAGATCAGCCTCCAAGAGGCCTTGGCCATCTATGGTGGAAATTCTCCTTCTGCTCTGCGAAGCCGGTATACAGATGGTGGATTTGGCTTGGGTCACTTCTCTTCAACTCTGACCCGGGGGGTGGACTGCCCCTACCTGGCCACCTATGTGGACTGGCACTTCCTTCTGGAGTCCCACACCCCCAAGACAATACGGGATGCCATTTGTGTGTTTGAACAGAACCAGGGCCTCCCCTTGAGGCGACACCACTCAGATATCCACTCCCACTATTTTGGGGGCCTTGCAGAGACAGTGCTGGTTGTCAGATCTGTGTCAACCATGCTCAATTATGATTATGTGTGGGATATGGTCTTCCACCCCAATGGGGCCATAGAAGTCCGACTCCATGCCACTGGCTACATCAGCTCAACATTCCTCTTTGGTGCTGCCCAAAGTTATGGGAACCAGGTTGGGGAACACACGCTGGGTACCGTCCACACCCACAGTGCCCACTTCAAGGTGGATCTGGATGTAGGAG GACTAGAGAACTGGGTCTGGGCTGAGGACATGACCTATGTCCCCACGGCGGTACCCTGGAGCCCCGAACACCAGATGCAGAGGCTGCAGGTGACCAGGAAGCTTCTGGAGACTGAGGAGCAGGCCACCTTCCCCCTGGGGGGCACCCCACCCCGTTACGTGTACCTGGCCAGCAACCACAGCAACAAGTGGGGTCATCCACGGGGCTACCGCATCCAGTTGCTCAGCTTTGCAGGGGAGCCGCTGCCCCAGAACAGCTCCCTGGAGAGAGCCTTCAGCTGGGGGAG GTACCAGCTGGCCGTAACGCAGCGGAAGGAAGAAGAgcccagcagcaccagcatcTACAATTTGAATGACCCTTGGACTCCCACTGTGGATTTCACTGACTTCATCAATAATGAGACCATTGCAGGGCAGGTCAgctga